Within the Montipora foliosa isolate CH-2021 chromosome 11, ASM3666993v2, whole genome shotgun sequence genome, the region GCAATTCAACGCCTGGTGTTAAGGGAATTGCAGCAACACAGAAAGTTTCAAGTCAAAGCTCTGGTCAAAAGGTGTGTTGCAGTCAATGATAATTACTGAGTTTTGCCTACATGTATCATTGACTATCTTGGTTATCATCAACAATCATTCACTTTGAACATGTTAAAATTCTGGGATATAGGAGTTTGATAGTGATAGGTGGGCTAAAGATTTAACGTGCCTTACTGGTTCAAGACTCTCCTACATTTTTCACTTCTTACAATCATGTAATTAGAAGGTAGAAAAACACCCACCAAGACCTCCAGCAGCAAAGTTAACAACAGGTAATCTACCCATCTCAGCTGTTCTCTGAAGGAGCTCAAAGGGCACTCTTAACTCCTTGGCATAAGTATACAGTTCGGCCGTGTCCAGTGATTGAGCATGGCGCACCTGATTGCGTATTGTTCTTGCATGCCGAACGGCTTCAgcaacatcacctaaaagatgcAATTCCTTATGTTATTAGATACCTTTAGATTTAATGAATATGTTCACGCCTCATAAATGGAAATTATAGTATTTTGCagcaaacaaaattattatcatacaatcataataaattattaaaaccTTAGAAAACAGTGAGGAAATAAAAGTAACTCCAAGCTGCAGCTTTGCTTTGTGAACGACATAAAAATGATTTGTTCTATTCTGGCAAGGCTTCCTTATGACTTCTGACAAAGATTGTAGTTTCTCTGGAGGGTCTCACCTGTCCCTGCCTGTCCTTTTGTTCTTATCATTGCTGCTCCTTCCGCAATTCTTCTAAGAGCTTCTCCAAGATCTCTTGCTCCACAAACAAAGGGAACTGTAAACTTGTGTTTATCAATGTGGTTTGCCTCATCAGCTGGAGTCAACACTGTTATCAGTCAGAATAAAAATTTAATCATATGTGTCAATACCTATGAAATACTAACAGAATTTCAGATAAATTTTAGGGGCATGGTACTGTCCCACATGGAATCAGAGAAGTTAGTGATTAAAATCTCTTATTACATGATCACTCAAGGCAGGTGTCCAGTTTTGCCCTTTTTTCTTACAACAGGAGCAtacaacagtgaatctttcattctttatCTTTACAAAATTATCGACAGTTTGTATCAATCTAGTTATGACGATACTTTGCCCTTACTGTTcaacgtgaacaagatggagtATTACTTATTACCAAATACTTTAGACAgcataaagttattattttgaaGTTAGGTTTTGTTACTGTAGCTGTCATTGTTTCTCTGACAAGCTCCTTGATGTTTATTTTGGAGGCAGTGTCACCTGGTGGTAAATCAGGCCTAGTGTTTCAGCcacatatttacatgtacaatctGCTGGTCCAGGGCTTACGCTCTTCTCCGACCTCACCGAGACTTGTTTTGGCAGTCCCAGGTTCAAGTCCTTGGCAGGGCTTGTAACATAAGATAATAGCCAACTGTTCAGCTTTATGCCAGTTGGGATTTCTTACAGGCAGGGTGGGTGCAGTGGCCAGCTGAGCActcttccaccaatgtggcatGGTCCAGTATGTATGGGTCAAGTTTGTTGCttcttctctactctgctctgaggtTTTCCTCTTGGTGATCTGGTTTCCCCTTTTGTCAAAAcccaacattaaattttgatttGATGTGCTTCAcgatttcaaataatttgattttatttacAGTCTCCCCAAGCAATTGTGCTCGGCTAAATCAGCTTGAGATTTCAAGATGTACAGTGATCActgtcatcatcaccatcattgctgatttcttgtcaaactactAATTTGTATCGTTAGTTTTCATGCCAaatgaataatatttttttgtttcactggGCAGGAAAAGACCCATTGAGGAAAAGGGCCAtttaggtaaagtctgcttatgagccaagtggcccattaggctggagcttatcccagtttctgtggcatgaaggGACTAGCAGTATTTCTACTCcaccctggatgggatgctagttcTCCGAGGGGAGAATGATGATTGAGCAAAGATATAGGGATGGCAAGATCTTCTGTAAATGTCGCGTTCAGAATCTGCTAATCTAATTAGTGAAAGTGATGACAGATGGTTCCGCCTCTTTTATTGCTAGTGTAAATAAACACTAAACAGCGTGGGAATATCTATGTGCATGTAGAATTCAATCAACTATTCGGAAAGGAAACCACAGAAAAACTACTGtatttaacttaatttaatGTTGGGAGTGTTCTGGCAAGTTTCGACAGTGTGATGTTCGGgacaaattcttgtttagaaCGGACGACTCGTCATCTATCAATATATCAGTGAAGTCAGGATACAGAGCTTGCTCTGCTGAAAAGATGACTTAATGACCTACAACAAATTCCTCTGACTTCTTCTCGAAGGCAGCAACCCATGGATAGATAcggtaataataattgtttgacCGAATCTGGTCTTCGGTGATGATCAGACAAGGAACTATTACCAGGATCAATGGAGTTTGATTTGGGACACTCATATTCTTTAAGATTACAAAGCTCTCATAAAAAATGTTCTTGCCAAAACCAGTTGGTAGCACAGCCATAACATACTTGCCTGATAAGAGAGCTTTGACTGCAAGTTTCTGTTCTTGTTTGGATTCAATGTGTTAGCCATTTGATCAAAACTGCAAAAGCAGTATTGAGCTTCTCTTTTCCCAAGGAAAATGCAAGACACATTGGCATCATAATCTGACGAGAAGTTCACTGTCAACGGAGCAATCCGAATTTCCCATTGCTAGTGCAATGGGATATTCTGAACGCATCAGTTACAGAAGATCATGCAGTCCCTATATCTTTGCTCAATCACCCTTCTCCCCCTCGGCTCGCTTGTGTGACCAAGCGGGCGGTTCAATTAACTCAGAGGGGACTGTGAGCAGTCTactggagagaggcaccgtgagaatAAAGTGTCTCGCCCACAAACACAACACACAATGTCCAcagccaggacccaaacccggaccactggCTCCGGAGTCAAGTGGTCATTTAACGTCACATTGTTGGCTATGTACAACATACTGTGGTGCGCATGTTCAACTTCATGAATCTACACTAAATCCTCTCACACCAAGAACGGTCAGAGAAAATGCTACCCCAGTGTCTTGATAAAGatttgattcactgatgacacACTACTTACCTTCTGATTCATCAATCATGTCCACACCAATCGCCTCAAGGATCTGTGCCTCGGCAAAATGACCAATTCTGGCCTTTGCCATCACAGGTATAGTGACAGCATTCATGATCTCTTTTGTTCTCTGAATATAAAGCGTCAAATTTATTACCATTAGAATGACATTTTGAACTATACTTTAGAAGACTGTAAATAATTGTAGCATGGCAGGAACAAGTGCAAGTGCATTCCTCTTCCAACTGTAGTACAAAGCAACCTCTGTTTGAAGAAAATCTATTGCTTTCTATCTTCTGTGTCCCTGTGGTATGCTTCATAATCATCCCTTCATCTCAATGGAAGAAATATTAGCCTGACACTAACAGATATCAATTACTAGCTGTGTAGAAAGACTACTACAAGAATACTTCTCTTTGCACCTATTTTGTTATCGACAGTTGCTTACTTGTAAATCTTAAAGACAACTGCTAAGATCTTTGCATAATCTTATCTCCACTTCAGATTTCACACTTTTATTCCATTTAGTCCTTTCAGAGGAACACAAGAGTCCAACAAAAAGACCTGCTACAGCTGTACCAAGGGATGTAAGCTGATTAGTTATGGTTTCTCAAGCAAGGGTATTTAAAAAGGGTCCCCCAACATTTAAAAGTTAAAGTCACCGTTATGTATCTTTAAACATGTTGTAGCTCAGGAATAATACCATattgtaataaaaaataatagtaCTAAATATTCTGTAAACAGAGCACACATTGATAAATTCTCTTAGTTTCATCCCCCATCTTTCTCAACCCTGGCTTTCTTACAAGTACCTTCATGAAACAAAAAACCTGTACCATCTTCCCCTTGCTACCTGCCTACAAAAAAGGCTGTGGAAATGTCCTGTACCTTGGGATCTGTCATTCTTGCTACACCTCCTTGTTTACGGATATCCGCTGGAACTCTCTCCAATGACATCACAGCACAGGCCTGTAAAAATAAACTTACTCCCCTTaatcttaaaagaaaaaaaattaatgacttGGTGCTTCTAGGCTGATTACCCAACTTTCATATAACAACTACTCGCATTCACTCACATTGTTTTAAACGTTAGATTAGTATTGCCCTGCCAGACCTTCATTTTGCCGAACAGGACCTAAGCATTACTTACATACCCCAGCCTTCTCAGCCACCTGTGCTTGTTCTGCAGTTGTGACATCCATTATAATTCCACCTTTTGCCATTTGAGCCAGTCCTGCTTTCACCTTGAAAGTTCCTACAAACAGCAAAAATTAAGATTTTACATCTAATAAAATacttacaaaaataatattgtaaacAGAGTTCATTTTTTTCAAACGCATGGATCTGGGAAACTTAACATTTTTTAGTTTATTGGTATTTGCCGGATGTAGAAACTGCTTATAGTGTATTTAAGTGTAGGTTACAGGTTGCAGGTTGGGGttgtaggtcattgttttgCCATAACTGAAATAAcccaaacctttgcaaaaatgcTAACCACAAGGcttactacgaaaaccaccgatctgtggaacgGGCCCAAATTAATGAGTCACTGCCCTGCCCACTTTCGTTAaaaattttgatgaaattcctttccctaGGGCTTAAGGTGTACAAAACAaccgcaacaatggaaaaacacgttttcaaaatttatctctgttttcttaggcaattgcaaaaaaaactTCCCACAAAGAAACCTGTGGTGGAGTCTCCCCCTTTTCCGATAATGTCTagtataatcttcattctcaagtaTTCTCAAAAAGCTTTTCCACGATTATAGAGCGTTCCATATGCGCTCAGTTCTGCCGTTACCTcttaagaatttgaactatttacaagcgaaagtgGGTGGGACAGAGACACGTAAATTCACGCCCATTCATACCTGCAGTTTACACTCTCTAGCTTACAGAAAAGAACACTAAAGTACACTGACAGGAGAtggaaacaggaaaaaaaacgcCAGTTGACTTTCAACACCTAAAGttgcacttttttaaaatatcatcatcatcagggcTAAATTCACTCCTGGtgtaagaaaaatgaaataaccCCACACTGTTAACACTTTTCACCAAATTATGTTGATAAAGCAGAATTATATTCACTTGCAAATGCTGTGGTTCTTATTGTGATTATGAATATTAGACagcgaaaaatcaaaattgaattggtttgaaaaattttaaaccca harbors:
- the LOC137977716 gene encoding pyridoxal 5'-phosphate synthase subunit SNZERR-like isoform X3, which encodes MSSIVPAPIINGIGVELEVSNLSLEGRKVEQAIKDVASSHKTGTFKVKAGLAQMAKGGIIMDVTTAEQAQVAEKAGACAVMSLERVPADIRKQGGVARMTDPKRTKEIMNAVTIPVMAKARIGHFAEAQILEAIGVDMIDESEVLTPADEANHIDKHKFTVPFVCGARDLGEALRRIAEGAAMIRTKGQAGTGDVAEAVRHARTIRNQVRHAQSLDTAELYTYAKELRVPFELLQRTAEMGRLPVVNFAAGGLATPADVALLMQLGVDGVFVGSGIFKSDNPEKRAWAMAQAVTHYNNPKKLAELSEDLGEAMFGTPVSDVRCK
- the LOC137977716 gene encoding pyridoxal 5'-phosphate synthase subunit SNZERR-like isoform X1 produces the protein MSSIVPAPIINGIGNGVELEVSNLSLEGRKVEQAIKDVASSHKTGTFKVKAGLAQMAKGGIIMDVTTAEQAQVAEKAGACAVMSLERVPADIRKQGGVARMTDPKRTKEIMNAVTIPVMAKARIGHFAEAQILEAIGVDMIDESEVLTPADEANHIDKHKFTVPFVCGARDLGEALRRIAEGAAMIRTKGQAGTGDVAEAVRHARTIRNQVRHAQSLDTAELYTYAKELRVPFELLQRTAEMGRLPVVNFAAGGLATPADVALLMQLGVDGVFVGSGIFKSDNPEKRAWAMAQAVTHYNNPKKLAELSEDLGEAMFGTPVSDVRCK
- the LOC137977716 gene encoding pyridoxal 5'-phosphate synthase subunit SNZERR-like isoform X2, yielding MSSIVPAPIINGIGNELEVSNLSLEGRKVEQAIKDVASSHKTGTFKVKAGLAQMAKGGIIMDVTTAEQAQVAEKAGACAVMSLERVPADIRKQGGVARMTDPKRTKEIMNAVTIPVMAKARIGHFAEAQILEAIGVDMIDESEVLTPADEANHIDKHKFTVPFVCGARDLGEALRRIAEGAAMIRTKGQAGTGDVAEAVRHARTIRNQVRHAQSLDTAELYTYAKELRVPFELLQRTAEMGRLPVVNFAAGGLATPADVALLMQLGVDGVFVGSGIFKSDNPEKRAWAMAQAVTHYNNPKKLAELSEDLGEAMFGTPVSDVRCK
- the LOC137977716 gene encoding pyridoxal 5'-phosphate synthase subunit SNZERR-like isoform X4; the protein is MSSIVPAPIINGIELEVSNLSLEGRKVEQAIKDVASSHKTGTFKVKAGLAQMAKGGIIMDVTTAEQAQVAEKAGACAVMSLERVPADIRKQGGVARMTDPKRTKEIMNAVTIPVMAKARIGHFAEAQILEAIGVDMIDESEVLTPADEANHIDKHKFTVPFVCGARDLGEALRRIAEGAAMIRTKGQAGTGDVAEAVRHARTIRNQVRHAQSLDTAELYTYAKELRVPFELLQRTAEMGRLPVVNFAAGGLATPADVALLMQLGVDGVFVGSGIFKSDNPEKRAWAMAQAVTHYNNPKKLAELSEDLGEAMFGTPVSDVRCK